The bacterium genome segment AATTAAGCCCCAGAATCAAATTCAACCTATAACCTATCTACTCCAGACTATGGTTTATTTTACCTATAATCCAGAGTTTTCACCTAACACTTTTGACTTTTAATTTATCGTATCATCTCCTTAAAATATTATTCTTAAACCATATTCTAACATCCTGTGATTTAATGTCAATATTTTACTTGTTTTTAAAATATTAGTAGTAAAATACCTAAGAATGTATTATAATACTTTGTATTTTAATTTGTAAAAAAGAAAGGATAAAAAAATGGGAAAGAAAAGGTTTGGAATTTTGTCGTTTTTAGTGATTTTTATTTTTTGTGCGCTGGCCTGCGAGAAATTTCAGGGAAAGAACACAGGATCTCAAGAGGCCGATGCAAGCTTGATTATTGCGAAAATAGGCAATACTAAAATTACTGTAAAAGAATTTGAACGTAAATATAGTTCAATACCACCGCAATACAAAATGTTCTTTTCAGGTGAGGACGGAAAAAGAAAATTTCTTGAAGAAATTATTAAAGAAAAAATTTTAGCAGAAAAGGCGAGGAACATGGGTATTGACAAAAAAGAGGATATCAGGGAGATTATTGAGGACATTAAAGATAATATTTTGGCGAAAGAAATGTACGCTGCTAAAAATGAAGAGCTGGTCAAATCAACTTCTGTAACTGATGAAGAAGTTGCGAAAGAAATCAGCACAAGCGAAACAATAGGACGCGCAAGCCATATCCTTCTAAAAGATGAAACCAAGGCAAAAGACATTTTAAAAAGAGTAAAAAAGGGAGAAGATTTTGGAAAATTGGCATCTGAGTTTTCAGAGGACCCCTCAGCAAAAAGAAATAATGGGGACCTTGGGACTTTTTCTAAAGGAGACATGGTCCCTGAATTTGATAACGCTATATTTGCATTAAAAATAGGAGAAATCACGTCAGATCCTGTAAAGACTTCTTTTGGATATCACATTATTAAAAGAACAGAACCGGAAAAAGAAGAAATTAGAAGCAGATTGATTACAAAAAAACAAGGGACCTGTTTTAATGACTGGCTGGAAGAAACAAAAAAAGAAATATCTGTACAGGTCAACGAAGAGGTTTTAAAGAAAATAAAATTCGAAGAAGGAATGCAGAGTAAGGGGGCTCATCCCGGTATGCCTCAAGGCCACGGCGGTGGAGCGCCGGCAGGCCATGGCGGGATGTAATTTCCTGTTTGAATAAGTAAAAAAGGGTGAAAATATTTTATTTTCACCCTTTTTTTTTGAAGTTTTTATGACCAAATTTACCGGCCATGGCTGAAAACCTTCCATTTTTTTGATTCCAGAAATATATATCTTAAAAATTCTTTATTAAAACAATTATTTTACCGATTGTAAGCACTGGTTGACTATAGCAATAAATAGGCATATATTCTAAATAAGCATGCCGCTTATTTTAGAGACTCTTATAAACCGGATAATTAAAATGCCTGTGAAAAAATCAAAAACTTATAATAAAAATTTTACCGGCCGCAGGAAGTTAGAGGAATATAACAAATTATTGACAGATGTCCTGCTGGATTTGAATAAATCCGAATATCAATTAGATATTATAAGAAATATCTTAAAAATAATTAAGCAATATACGGGGGTTGAAGCTGTCGGGATACGGTTAAAGGAAGGTGAAGACTTTCCTTATTTTTACCACAGCGGATTTTCTGACTCTTTTATAGAAAAAGAGATGTCGCTCTGCGCGAAAAACCAGAAAGGCGAACCTATACGCGATTCAAAAGGCGGGCCTTATCTTGAATGTATGTGTGGAGATGTTTTGTGCGGACGGACGGACCCGTCTAAATCTTTTTTTACAAAGGGCGGTAGTTTCTGGTCAAACTGCACCACGGATATTCTTGTTTCACCAAATGAAAAAGACCGCTGGGTGTGCGCACGGGAGCGTTGTAACAGCGAGGGCTATGAATCGGTTGCGCTGGTCCCGCTTCGTTCATCTGATGAGATTATCGGTCTTTTGCAGATTAATGACCGCCGCAGGGATTGTTTTACATTTGATTTTATCAATTTTCTGGAGGGCCTGGGTTCAAGCATAGGTATAGCCCTCAAGAGGAAAAAAATTGAGGATGAAATAAAAGAATCAAAAAATTTTACTGATATTGTTTTTGAAAGCATAATGGACCTGGTTTCTGTGATAGATGCAAAAACTTTTGAAATATTGAAAACCAACAGAGCGTTAATAGATAGTTTAAAAATTGAAGATAAAAATATTATTGGAAGAAAATGTTACGAGGTGACCCACCAAAATGACAAACCTTGCGGTCCGCCGGAGCATATATGCCCAATGTATGAAACATTGAAAACTGGAACAGCCTCTACAGTTGAACACATACATTATGATAAAGGAGGGAATAAAATATATTTTGAAGTTTCCACTTCTCCTATAAAGAACGAAAAGGGCGAGATTGTCCAGGTTGTTCATGTTGCCAGAAATATCACTGAACGTAAAAAGGTAAAAGAGATGCTGCAGGTAAGCGAAAACAGGTTTCGCGGGACATTTGAACAGGCGGCTGTCGGGATAGCTCATGTAGCACTTGACGGGAAGTGGATTTTAGTTAACCAGAGGTTTTGCGACATTATAGGTTATTCACGGGAGGAGATAGCCAATAAAAAATTCCAGGATATAACATACCCTGATGATCTTGACCGGGACGTTGGATATGTCAAGGAAATGCTGGAAAATAAAAGAAAAACTTTCTCCATGGAAAAACGTTATATCCGTAAAGATGGTTTATTTGTCTGGGTCAATTTAACGGTATCGCTTATGCGTAAACCTTCCGGCGAGCCGGATTATTTCATTTCTGTTGTTGAGGATATCAGTGAGAGGAAAAAAGGTGAGCAATGGATAAAACAGAGTTATGAAAAATTGAGAAAAGCTTTGGAACAAACATCCCATGCCTTATCAATAACAGTGGAACAGAAGGACCCATATACAGCCGGCCATCAGCACAGGGTTTCCAAGTTGGCCTGTGCTATAGCCAGGGAGCTGGGTTTTGACGATGAGCGTGTTACGGAAATTCGAATAGCGGGGGATTTGCATGACCTTGGGAAGATAAGTATTCCTTCGGAAATTCTTACAAAACCAGGAAAGTTAAGCGAGATTGAAATGGACCTGGTAAAAAACCATTCTCAGACAGGGTATGAAATATTGAAGGAAATAGATTTCCCATGGCCTATTGCGGAGATCACATTGCAGCATCATGAAAGGATAAACGGATCCGGTTACCCGAACGGGCTTAAGGGTGAAGCTATTAAAATAGAGGCAAAAATAATCGGTGTTGCGGATGTGGTCGAGGCTATGTCTTCTCACCGGCCATACCGCCCGGCCCTCGGCATAAATAACGCGCTTGAGGAAATATTGCAGAAAAGAGATATACTTTATGATTCCAGGGTGGTAGATGCCTGTTTAAAACTTTTTATTGAGAAAGGTTTTAAATTTGAATAGATAGAAAAACTCCCGTTTTCTCCAAAACTCAATATTGAAATTTTGAAAATAGAAAAGAGACCGCAATTGAGAATCTTTTTTGCCTAATTTCTATTGTCGATTCTCAATTTCTCCGATTTTCTGCTTGCAGAAAATCTGGTGCCGAAGGGGGGAGTTGAACCCCCACAGAATTGCTCCTACATGACCCTGAATCATGCGTGTCTGCCAGTTCCACCACTTCGGCTGAAATAACTTATAAGTGATAGATTTTTTCTATTTTTTCTGCCGTTCCCTGCCGTTTTTGATTTTTTCTCCAACAAATTTTTCTAATTCTTTTATATGGCACCCGCCGCATTCAGAAGTAGGCGCTCCTTTATATTTTCTTTTATTTTCGGTATGACAACCCCGGCACATGTTGTGGTATGCGACTTTTAGACGCGGAGGCAGGTTTTTTTCTTCAAGTTGAGATTCATCTTCCACGCTATGGCAAGAGGGGCAGTTGGCGGGTTTTTGTTCCGGTGTTTTTAATTCATGATGGCATCTCTCGCAGGGGAAACCGAGCCCGTTTTGTTTGTCAAGATGTTTTGTATGGTTAAAATAGACTACCGGAACGCGGTCCTGGATTGGGTCAATTATCATAAAATAGGAAAATCCTGCTGATGGTATAAAAATAAAAACTGTAATTAAAATCAAAAATAACTTTACATTTTTATTCATAAAACCCCTCCATCAAATATTTTAAAAGGTTAACTATTATACCATATTATTTTAAATAGGAAAGAAAAATATTATTTATGATATAATATATTATTTTATGGATAAAAATAAATTAAATATATTGGAAATAAATTTTTCCCGTGCATGGGGCGGGCTTGAAATGCAAATGCCTATAATTGCCGGGGGGTTAAAGGAATTAGGGCATAATGTTATTGTTGCATGCCCCGGGATGTCCCCCGCCGAAAAAGCAGCCAGTCAATTAGGATTGCGTGTAATTAACCTGGAAAATAAGATAAAATATTTTGACCTGCCTGTTATTTTGAAATTAAAAAACATCATCAGAGACAATAAAATAGATGTTGTTCACAGCCATATGGCGAAGGATTTGCCGGTAATTATACCGGCCGGAAAAATGGCAGGCTGTAAAAAAATATATTTCACGAGGCATATTGAATCTCATTACAGGAAAAAAAGCGTTTTCCATTTTATCCTATATCGTTCATTAACGGGAGCAATCGCGATTACAAATGCGGTAAAAGAAAGTTTAATAGAAACAACGCATATAATACCTGAAAAAATTGACGTAATATATTGCGGTATAAATGTAGAAAAATTCAGGCAGAGAGCCCTCCAGGGAAATATCTTAAGGAAAGAATATAATGTTCCGGAAGACTTTTATATGATCGGGGTGGTCGGCCGTTTGCAGGATGGAAAAGGGCATGAGTATATGCTGCGCGCCATGCCGGAAGTTATAAAAAAAATTCCCAAAATTAAAATATTTATTGTTGGTGAAGAAACAAAAGGAGAGGAAAACGGATATAAGAATTATCTGGAGAGTGTTGTTAAAGAATTGAATATCCCGGATAGTGTAATATTCACGGGCTTCAGGCCTGATCTCCCCGTTGTGATGAATTCACTGGATATTTTAGTCATGCCGTCTAAAAGAGAAGCGTTTGGACTTGTGGCTGTTGAAGCAATGGCCTTGAACAAGGTTGTAATTGCCACGAAAAGCCTGGGGACCCAGGAAATTATTGATGACGGGAAAGACGGTTTTTTGGCCCCATATGGAAAAAGTGAAATTTTATCGGAAAAAATAATAAATATTTTGAATGACCCGGTAAAGGCAGAAAAAATGGGTGAAATGGCGCAAAAAAAAGTCGAGGAAAAATTTGAATTCAATAAAAATATTAAAAAATTGGAACAATTATTTTTAAGCACCCCTTAATCCGTCCTTAATTTTGGAGAGGGAGGGGACGTTGCAAATCTTTTTTTGAAAAAAAGTGCTGGTTATATGGAAAAAGCAGTTCAGGAAATTATTATTTTGGCCGTTGAGCTCTGGAAAGAGGCGTTGTATATAATGCCATTTTTTCTATTCGGTGTGGCAATCGATTCAGTTATAAGAACTTTTAAATTACATGTAAAATTAAGGCAGGCAATTGATAAAATGGGTTATTTTTCTGTCCCGGGTGCGGTAATTATCGGGATAGTCAGTCCGCTTTGCGCGTGCGGGATCCTTCCTGTGGCAATTTCTCTTATAATCAACGGTGTCCCTTTTGCCCCGGTTATGGCACTGCTCGTTTCTTCCCCGTTAATGAGCCCGAGCGGCTATACCCTGACGGCGTGGGAATTGGGAAAAGACTGGGCTAACGCGAAACTTATAGCAAGCATTTTTATGGGGCTCTTCGCGGGATATGTTACTTTGTTATTTCAGGATAAATACTTCACTTTTAAACAATTGTTTAAAGGAGAACCGCCTTTGCATGATGTTCATGACCATGACTGCGACCCGAAAATAAAATGTACCTGCCAGGATAAATTAAGCAACCGCCTGGCCAAAGAAGGGAAAAATAAATTTATTATTTTTGGGGCAAAATTCTGGGAAGGATTCATAACTATAGGTAAATATACTTTGATAGGCTTGCTCGTCGAAATAGCCGGTTTACGGTATTTGCCCTCAGAGATGATAGAAAAAGTCATTTATTCCCAAAGTATGTGGATTGTCCCGGTTGTGGTTTTTGTCAGCGTGCCGCTTTATGTTAACCAGGTTACCGCCGCGGCCGTGCTTTACGGTTTTATTGATAAGGGAATGCAGATTCCATGGGGTGCCGGAATGGCTTTTTTGATAGGAGGGCCTGTTTCCGCGCTTCCGGTCATAGCTGTATTGTGGTCGATGTTCAGGAAACGCGTTTTGTTTTTGTATCTCGGAATTTGCATCACAGGTTCAATAATCGTCGGTTACACGGCTTACTTTTTGACTCTACATTAGAAATACCCTTTTAAATGATAAAATTAAACAAAGTATACATTTTTCAATGGATTCTTGTTTTTACCCTCATAATATCCTCTCCGGTTTTCGCAGAAAAAATCAGAATCAATGAAATTTATTACGACCCGCCGGGCTTGTCTTCAGAAGAGGCAGACAGGGAATTCATAGAATTGTTTGTTGTTGAAGGAGGATTTGATCCTTCCGGATGGTATATTCTTGATTGGGACAGCGGCCACAAAAAATGGGCTGTTCCCGATTCATGTCCTAAGGTGCAGACGGGTGATTATGTTGTTATCCATATAGGGAAGGGCACAGATTTTGATTCTTCAGGGGTGTTTCATTTTTATATGAATGAGACATCATCCAAACTTTCGAACAGCGGCGACCCTGTCGGGTTAAGAGATGACAAAGATATTCCGCAGGACTTTATTTCATACGAGGGCGGTACGGACAGCGGGCTTACAGGTGCTGATTTTTGTTTATGGCCTAATGACGGAGTAAACCCGGGGGGCAATGAATTAAAAGTCCCGGCGGATTCAGGGTTTTCTTTGCAATTTTCAGGGGAAAATATTGACAGGAGCCAAAACTGGATTTCTGCAGAGCCTACCTGCGGTTACGAAAATATAAAAAAAGAAGTTGTTTCAAAACCTCCGGAAATTATAGGTCTCTCTTTTTCTCCTAATCCCTTTATTTTGGGAGACCAGGGCTATTTGAAAATAGATTTTAATCTTAGTTACGGGGCTGATGTGACTTTACGAATTTATGATGTCCGGGGGAGGCTTTGTGTCCGTTTGAAAGAAGATGAATATTTTTCAGGCGGGGCAAAGACTGTCCATTGGGATGGAAGGGATAAAGATGGCACGGAAGTAAAAATCGGGATTTATATCCTATACATGGAAGTACGAAACAGCCAGGGAATAAACAGTTTGAAAAAAACGGTTGTGGTGGG includes the following:
- a CDS encoding PAS domain S-box protein gives rise to the protein MPVKKSKTYNKNFTGRRKLEEYNKLLTDVLLDLNKSEYQLDIIRNILKIIKQYTGVEAVGIRLKEGEDFPYFYHSGFSDSFIEKEMSLCAKNQKGEPIRDSKGGPYLECMCGDVLCGRTDPSKSFFTKGGSFWSNCTTDILVSPNEKDRWVCARERCNSEGYESVALVPLRSSDEIIGLLQINDRRRDCFTFDFINFLEGLGSSIGIALKRKKIEDEIKESKNFTDIVFESIMDLVSVIDAKTFEILKTNRALIDSLKIEDKNIIGRKCYEVTHQNDKPCGPPEHICPMYETLKTGTASTVEHIHYDKGGNKIYFEVSTSPIKNEKGEIVQVVHVARNITERKKVKEMLQVSENRFRGTFEQAAVGIAHVALDGKWILVNQRFCDIIGYSREEIANKKFQDITYPDDLDRDVGYVKEMLENKRKTFSMEKRYIRKDGLFVWVNLTVSLMRKPSGEPDYFISVVEDISERKKGEQWIKQSYEKLRKALEQTSHALSITVEQKDPYTAGHQHRVSKLACAIARELGFDDERVTEIRIAGDLHDLGKISIPSEILTKPGKLSEIEMDLVKNHSQTGYEILKEIDFPWPIAEITLQHHERINGSGYPNGLKGEAIKIEAKIIGVADVVEAMSSHRPYRPALGINNALEEILQKRDILYDSRVVDACLKLFIEKGFKFE
- a CDS encoding glycosyltransferase family 4 protein, with translation MDKNKLNILEINFSRAWGGLEMQMPIIAGGLKELGHNVIVACPGMSPAEKAASQLGLRVINLENKIKYFDLPVILKLKNIIRDNKIDVVHSHMAKDLPVIIPAGKMAGCKKIYFTRHIESHYRKKSVFHFILYRSLTGAIAITNAVKESLIETTHIIPEKIDVIYCGINVEKFRQRALQGNILRKEYNVPEDFYMIGVVGRLQDGKGHEYMLRAMPEVIKKIPKIKIFIVGEETKGEENGYKNYLESVVKELNIPDSVIFTGFRPDLPVVMNSLDILVMPSKREAFGLVAVEAMALNKVVIATKSLGTQEIIDDGKDGFLAPYGKSEILSEKIINILNDPVKAEKMGEMAQKKVEEKFEFNKNIKKLEQLFLSTP
- a CDS encoding peptidylprolyl isomerase, with amino-acid sequence MGKKRFGILSFLVIFIFCALACEKFQGKNTGSQEADASLIIAKIGNTKITVKEFERKYSSIPPQYKMFFSGEDGKRKFLEEIIKEKILAEKARNMGIDKKEDIREIIEDIKDNILAKEMYAAKNEELVKSTSVTDEEVAKEISTSETIGRASHILLKDETKAKDILKRVKKGEDFGKLASEFSEDPSAKRNNGDLGTFSKGDMVPEFDNAIFALKIGEITSDPVKTSFGYHIIKRTEPEKEEIRSRLITKKQGTCFNDWLEETKKEISVQVNEEVLKKIKFEEGMQSKGAHPGMPQGHGGGAPAGHGGM
- a CDS encoding cytochrome c3 family protein, which translates into the protein MNKNVKLFLILITVFIFIPSAGFSYFMIIDPIQDRVPVVYFNHTKHLDKQNGLGFPCERCHHELKTPEQKPANCPSCHSVEDESQLEEKNLPPRLKVAYHNMCRGCHTENKRKYKGAPTSECGGCHIKELEKFVGEKIKNGRERQKK
- a CDS encoding permease, with translation MEKAVQEIIILAVELWKEALYIMPFFLFGVAIDSVIRTFKLHVKLRQAIDKMGYFSVPGAVIIGIVSPLCACGILPVAISLIINGVPFAPVMALLVSSPLMSPSGYTLTAWELGKDWANAKLIASIFMGLFAGYVTLLFQDKYFTFKQLFKGEPPLHDVHDHDCDPKIKCTCQDKLSNRLAKEGKNKFIIFGAKFWEGFITIGKYTLIGLLVEIAGLRYLPSEMIEKVIYSQSMWIVPVVVFVSVPLYVNQVTAAAVLYGFIDKGMQIPWGAGMAFLIGGPVSALPVIAVLWSMFRKRVLFLYLGICITGSIIVGYTAYFLTLH